One window from the genome of Gimesia aquarii encodes:
- a CDS encoding sulfatase family protein, which produces MMTNQLRLTRKNATPLQILGCAILALSLHTSIAVANDKPNIIVIFTDDQGYNDLGCFGSQTIKTPHLDQMAAEGLRLTSFYAQPVCGVSRAALMTGCYPIRVAEPDNVKHLHTVPHPQEWTMAEMLKEAGYATALIGKWHLCQRDRKAPTGFRVATMPNAQGFDYFYGTPQFNGLTTFVNQSRFRSPILRNEEVVVHQVQDWDAITGDYTREAIDWIEKHHRQPFFLYLAHNMPHIPVGASKDFKDKSKNGPYGDTIEEIDWSCGQIFAKLKSLGLDENTLVVFTSDNGPWIEKQIPRNHSGTADPLRGWKMSAWDGGSRVPCIVRWPGKIRPGRESDEILTTMDLLPTFAAFAKTKTPKELILDGFDASEFLLGKTDKSPRDEYFYYCGCLLTGVRVGEWKLVLPREKNPPGTGWWGRMIEAVEKTQLFNLDKDPGETNDIARQHPDVVKRLMQRIQHAREDLGDINQSGRGARFFDEGPRRLEASRRSNKNRKVVYDNAKPVGNYRFTFEKEDWHGWKVVEGSLPDALTDRDTLPNFKSQPFNKQGDWFLFTGNRKTQMRGDDSQVGIIESPTFVLKGPKVSFLIGGGSGNSTYVALYDSDGKQLRKASGSNGPAMRRVVWNMNYSIGKRVKLRIVDQSTGGWGHVTFDDFSCQTDD; this is translated from the coding sequence ATGATGACCAACCAACTCCGACTTACGAGAAAGAACGCGACCCCTCTTCAGATATTGGGTTGTGCCATTTTAGCCCTTTCACTCCATACCTCGATTGCCGTTGCAAATGACAAACCCAATATCATTGTGATTTTTACTGACGATCAAGGCTATAACGATCTGGGGTGTTTCGGTAGTCAGACCATCAAGACGCCACATTTGGATCAAATGGCGGCAGAAGGTCTAAGGCTGACAAGTTTCTATGCGCAACCGGTCTGTGGTGTATCGCGGGCCGCTTTGATGACGGGATGTTACCCGATTCGCGTTGCTGAGCCAGATAACGTCAAGCACTTACATACCGTACCACATCCTCAAGAGTGGACTATGGCCGAGATGCTGAAAGAGGCGGGTTATGCGACGGCTTTAATTGGAAAATGGCATTTATGTCAACGCGATCGCAAAGCTCCGACAGGTTTTCGTGTTGCTACGATGCCGAACGCTCAGGGATTTGACTATTTCTATGGCACTCCCCAATTTAACGGTCTCACGACATTTGTGAATCAATCGCGGTTTCGCAGTCCAATCTTACGCAATGAGGAAGTGGTCGTTCACCAGGTTCAAGACTGGGATGCCATTACTGGCGATTATACTCGCGAGGCAATTGATTGGATTGAGAAACACCACAGGCAGCCTTTCTTTCTGTATCTCGCGCATAACATGCCGCACATTCCCGTGGGGGCCTCAAAAGATTTCAAGGACAAATCGAAAAACGGGCCCTACGGAGATACAATCGAAGAAATCGACTGGTCTTGCGGTCAGATTTTTGCGAAGCTCAAGTCACTTGGGTTAGATGAAAACACGCTCGTCGTTTTTACATCCGACAATGGTCCTTGGATTGAAAAACAGATTCCCAGAAACCATTCGGGGACAGCAGATCCCCTGCGTGGCTGGAAAATGTCGGCATGGGACGGCGGATCGCGCGTGCCTTGCATTGTGCGCTGGCCTGGTAAGATTCGCCCGGGCCGTGAAAGCGATGAAATCCTGACAACCATGGATTTGCTACCGACGTTTGCGGCGTTCGCCAAAACGAAGACACCGAAGGAACTTATTTTAGATGGCTTCGATGCATCAGAATTCTTGCTGGGAAAAACAGACAAAAGTCCGCGTGATGAATACTTCTATTATTGTGGTTGTCTCCTTACCGGAGTACGTGTTGGCGAATGGAAACTGGTGTTACCCCGAGAGAAAAATCCCCCAGGCACGGGCTGGTGGGGTCGCATGATCGAAGCCGTTGAGAAAACCCAATTATTTAATCTCGACAAAGACCCTGGTGAAACAAATGACATTGCCCGGCAGCATCCAGATGTGGTGAAACGTCTGATGCAGCGAATTCAGCACGCCCGAGAAGACCTTGGCGACATCAACCAGAGCGGTCGCGGTGCCCGGTTCTTTGATGAAGGCCCGCGTAGATTAGAAGCCAGTCGACGGTCCAACAAAAACAGAAAAGTAGTTTACGACAACGCAAAGCCGGTCGGCAACTATCGATTCACATTTGAAAAAGAGGACTGGCACGGATGGAAAGTCGTCGAAGGATCTCTGCCTGATGCACTCACGGATCGAGACACTTTACCGAACTTCAAAAGTCAGCCCTTCAATAAGCAAGGCGATTGGTTTCTGTTCACAGGCAACCGAAAGACTCAGATGCGCGGCGATGATAGTCAAGTCGGCATCATTGAATCGCCGACATTCGTTCTCAAAGGGCCTAAAGTCAGTTTCTTAATCGGTGGTGGTAGTGGCAATTCCACATACGTCGCCCTCTACGATTCCGATGGGAAACAACTGCGAAAGGCAAGCGGTAGTAATGGTCCCGCGATGCGCCGCGTGGTGTGGAATATGAACTACTCTATTGGAAAACGAGTGAAATTACGCATCGTCGATCAGAGTACGGGCGGATGGGGTCACGTTACGTTTGATGATTTCTCCTGCCAGACTGACGATTAA
- a CDS encoding MOSC domain-containing protein, whose product MLTLTGINIFPIKSLGGIQAQSAKLTDRGLKHDRRWMLVDQAGKFLTQRTVPVMSQLLVSIKGNHLHVQNRKVNDDDLLVPMQSDEWSPRDVTVFADTCKAFAYPQVINDWFSERIGVSCELVFMPDDADRPVDPDYSITGEQVSFADGYPALMIGESSLTDLNSRLDEPVTMERFRPNLVFSGGAPYCEDEWKQIQIGAVKFTAVKLCARCVLTTVDPLTSEKGREPLKTLATYRKQEQGVMFGQNLLHPAEGEIKVGDEIKVIE is encoded by the coding sequence ATGCTCACTCTAACCGGGATCAACATTTTTCCCATCAAGTCGCTCGGCGGCATTCAAGCCCAGTCTGCTAAGTTGACGGATCGGGGGTTGAAGCATGACCGTCGTTGGATGCTTGTTGATCAGGCAGGAAAGTTTCTGACTCAACGGACCGTACCGGTCATGTCACAGTTACTTGTGAGCATCAAAGGCAATCATCTTCATGTGCAGAATCGAAAGGTGAATGATGACGATTTGTTGGTCCCCATGCAGTCCGATGAGTGGAGTCCGCGGGATGTCACCGTTTTTGCCGATACCTGTAAAGCGTTCGCCTATCCTCAAGTCATCAATGACTGGTTTTCCGAACGGATCGGTGTCTCATGCGAACTGGTCTTTATGCCCGATGACGCCGACCGTCCGGTCGATCCTGACTATAGTATTACGGGCGAACAAGTCAGCTTTGCTGATGGCTATCCTGCGTTGATGATCGGCGAGTCCTCACTGACAGATTTAAATTCTCGGCTGGATGAACCGGTGACAATGGAACGCTTTCGTCCGAATCTGGTTTTCTCCGGTGGTGCGCCTTATTGCGAAGATGAATGGAAGCAAATCCAGATTGGTGCGGTCAAATTCACGGCCGTCAAACTGTGTGCGCGTTGTGTGCTGACGACGGTCGATCCCTTAACCAGCGAGAAAGGGCGTGAGCCACTGAAGACCCTGGCGACTTATCGCAAACAGGAACAGGGAGTGATGTTCGGTCAGAATTTGTTACACCCCGCTGAAGGGGAGATCAAAGTCGGCGATGAAATCAAGGTGATCGAGTAG
- a CDS encoding BlaI/MecI/CopY family transcriptional regulator, with amino-acid sequence MDTAPTEREMDILKVLWEIKEGSVRDVHARLEKQSGLHFNTIQTQLRIMDEKQLVAHRREGRTFLYRPLCSREQVSSRFLHKVYDGAVNELVLNMLSSEKLSAKDLLELEAIIAQARQKKARNRKKGK; translated from the coding sequence ATGGATACCGCACCCACTGAGCGAGAGATGGATATTTTGAAAGTGCTTTGGGAGATCAAAGAAGGTTCGGTGCGTGATGTGCATGCGCGTCTCGAAAAGCAGTCAGGGTTGCATTTCAATACAATCCAGACTCAGCTTCGTATCATGGATGAAAAACAGCTTGTCGCTCATCGACGTGAAGGACGAACGTTTTTGTATCGTCCGCTTTGCTCTCGCGAGCAAGTTTCATCACGTTTTTTGCATAAAGTCTATGATGGTGCTGTCAATGAACTTGTTTTGAATATGCTGAGTTCAGAAAAACTGAGTGCTAAGGATTTGCTGGAACTCGAAGCGATTATCGCGCAGGCTCGTCAAAAGAAAGCCCGTAATCGAAAAAAAGGGAAGTGA
- a CDS encoding RNA polymerase sigma factor produces the protein MNDSSQPDPTETISVLADSMLQEAEDSSSQVFLEIRERFQVRLRNYVDKHLSPKLQTHADSSDILQSAFISFWKKLNSESQPSVDDHDELWPYLIKITRRKLAKSWRKIYAQKRGAGKVLPAADLAAMESDSDFQNLVFDEFDYQLDLDLQSILQKFDLETQTIASMKLSGMTNKEISQELSCSLRKVERKGSILRKAIGEYFDEHESLQSKSETLS, from the coding sequence ATGAATGATTCCTCGCAGCCCGATCCAACCGAGACGATTTCAGTACTTGCAGACTCAATGCTTCAGGAAGCGGAGGACTCTTCAAGTCAGGTCTTTCTCGAAATAAGAGAACGGTTCCAGGTGAGGCTGAGAAACTATGTGGACAAACATCTGTCGCCCAAACTGCAAACGCACGCGGATTCCAGCGATATTTTGCAAAGCGCCTTTATCAGTTTTTGGAAGAAGTTAAATAGTGAGAGCCAGCCATCTGTTGATGATCATGACGAACTCTGGCCTTATCTAATCAAGATCACGCGGCGTAAACTGGCAAAGTCCTGGAGAAAAATTTATGCCCAAAAGCGAGGCGCTGGAAAGGTCTTGCCGGCGGCTGATTTAGCTGCAATGGAATCAGACTCTGATTTTCAAAACCTGGTTTTCGATGAGTTTGATTATCAGCTCGATCTGGACCTGCAATCAATCTTGCAGAAATTTGATTTGGAAACTCAAACGATTGCTTCCATGAAGTTGTCCGGGATGACCAATAAAGAAATATCTCAAGAGTTATCCTGTAGCCTCAGAAAAGTCGAACGAAAAGGTTCAATCCTTCGAAAGGCGATTGGTGAGTATTTTGATGAACATGAATCGCTTCAAAGTAAATCGGAAACTTTGTCGTAA
- a CDS encoding WD40 repeat domain-containing serine/threonine protein kinase translates to MFAELNLEDNLKIDSLCDAFESEWTPENSLIFKPYLDRCAPHLHRGAVQELIKVDLELRFSNGLEIAPELYQNQLPEFSDVIQEVVESSKVELNTLLFPQQTSEKDQHIHEAKPNASMENTKEHFGRFEILEALGKGAFGTVYLAYDPMLDRKVALKLAHSQNFDQERIDRFLDEAQIAAQLHHPNIVVIWERGEIDQQFYISSAFVEGDTLAQKLSGKNIKTERIVSWIQDLAQALHYAHEEHIIHRDIKPANIMINEHQRPMIMDFGLAKRINNSPNRTTDGLILGTPTYMSPEQARGNQSEMGPQTDQYSLGSVFYEMLTGKPLYSGSVHKILITLQGNPAPPGFSTVKERIPVDLISICQKMLQPSVADRYVNCGVVAKDLNNWLENRPVSARRVSTSERFRKWCSRNKVLSGSIASVAIILVTSLIAISFALMDSYLAQNEAQTNLNLAVQNEQLAVKNEQQAKQERDNAEKAAIVARKESSRNQILLAAKEIQEGRFQEAMAMLNATSKEDRNWIWRIQLGRVPREACRFSLNSDTRNSSVPIVSFDHQGKKFAVPFYSTSNVSPYVTRIVNIETQKLISTLPLKWSAVLSSFTRDGRYLLVYKPIKRGNWYFKELGVYDTQKKTIIATHPEVLHFEILRDCEHKILLEKKMDDQPRFSIWDFRNNKSEDLGTGPFCFPGNFSLAPDKKSLAFRTRNKVTFSTKETREEKTQRSVMKRLGAIHSNASDDFKYIVGQLQDTWNWEERGRIIAPGQVAVVQLPDKIISKLESNSAVAEDLLVYSDKQSNISPGKWQGFRISNDNQYVTLNLNTTGSPICFSTSLCWWNMKSGEFIGKAQGVSISPQGNLYANVEYNEVVIRKAPLHVRRFRSQFVEKELARWEPITHYGPQVRPYLFYYQEEPWVIVPHRGGNDKVNLKKRVIETRPVNPKFHFHQIFTVVDHRQGRIAFMVDDDFIEIFSLKTGEKMARLPCDKKQANGLIAFHPDGQHFIGAGRQGIVQWSIDDEKIVKRNTSVRGYSRKLDIDPTGQHLCLITRKGINMINLDDFTLKWTTKTPHNFKVSFSHDGKLIATGSNAGSVRVFSAETGALVQEIPTGNLRVSAIFHPQESTLFVGRAYGRLVAYDCQTWKIVFDEQLEGAVDEFRFSESGESLAVGTDVGWTRRWFEFSSKR, encoded by the coding sequence ATGTTTGCCGAACTAAATCTGGAAGACAATCTGAAAATCGACTCGCTTTGCGATGCGTTTGAATCAGAATGGACTCCTGAGAATTCGTTGATCTTCAAACCCTACCTTGATCGGTGTGCGCCCCACCTGCATCGGGGGGCCGTACAAGAACTCATCAAAGTGGATCTGGAATTACGCTTTTCCAATGGTCTTGAGATTGCTCCCGAACTCTACCAGAATCAGCTTCCTGAATTCAGCGATGTCATCCAGGAAGTGGTGGAATCGAGTAAAGTGGAATTGAACACCCTGCTGTTTCCGCAGCAGACAAGCGAAAAAGATCAACATATTCATGAAGCAAAACCCAATGCTTCAATGGAAAATACAAAAGAGCACTTTGGACGATTTGAAATTTTAGAAGCGCTGGGTAAAGGCGCTTTTGGAACCGTTTATCTGGCTTATGATCCGATGTTGGATCGTAAAGTAGCCCTTAAACTGGCCCATTCCCAGAACTTTGACCAAGAACGCATTGATCGTTTTTTAGATGAAGCACAAATCGCCGCACAACTACACCACCCAAACATCGTTGTCATTTGGGAAAGAGGAGAAATTGATCAACAGTTTTATATTTCATCGGCATTCGTAGAGGGAGATACTCTCGCTCAGAAATTATCAGGCAAGAATATAAAAACTGAAAGAATTGTTTCCTGGATTCAAGACCTGGCACAAGCACTACACTATGCCCATGAAGAACATATCATTCATCGTGACATCAAACCTGCAAATATCATGATTAACGAGCACCAGCGTCCCATGATCATGGATTTTGGACTCGCCAAACGCATCAATAACTCACCAAATCGAACCACCGACGGATTAATTCTGGGTACTCCCACCTATATGTCTCCCGAACAGGCGCGGGGGAATCAGTCTGAAATGGGGCCACAAACAGATCAATATTCACTGGGCTCTGTGTTTTATGAAATGCTGACGGGAAAGCCATTGTACTCGGGCTCAGTTCACAAAATTTTAATCACATTGCAAGGCAATCCTGCACCACCTGGATTTTCAACCGTCAAAGAGCGTATTCCCGTTGACCTGATTTCAATCTGCCAAAAGATGCTGCAACCTAGTGTTGCTGATCGCTATGTCAATTGTGGAGTGGTAGCAAAAGACCTGAACAACTGGCTGGAAAACCGTCCTGTCTCTGCCAGGCGTGTTTCCACCTCTGAACGTTTTCGCAAATGGTGCAGTCGTAATAAGGTTTTAAGCGGGTCGATTGCCTCTGTCGCCATCATTCTCGTTACCAGTCTGATCGCAATCTCATTCGCATTGATGGATTCATATTTAGCACAGAATGAAGCGCAAACCAATCTCAATCTGGCAGTTCAGAATGAGCAACTGGCAGTAAAAAATGAACAACAAGCGAAACAGGAACGAGATAACGCAGAAAAAGCAGCAATCGTTGCTCGTAAGGAGAGTTCCAGAAATCAGATCTTACTGGCAGCCAAAGAAATTCAGGAGGGACGATTTCAAGAAGCTATGGCAATGCTCAATGCCACGTCTAAAGAAGATCGAAACTGGATCTGGAGAATTCAACTCGGACGCGTTCCCCGCGAAGCCTGTCGATTTAGCTTGAATAGTGACACAAGAAATTCAAGCGTTCCCATTGTCAGCTTCGATCATCAAGGAAAAAAATTTGCAGTCCCCTTTTATTCTACCAGTAATGTAAGTCCATATGTAACGCGTATCGTCAATATTGAAACCCAAAAATTAATCAGCACGCTCCCTCTAAAGTGGTCTGCTGTACTATCAAGCTTCACCAGGGATGGCCGTTACCTGCTTGTGTACAAACCAATAAAACGAGGAAATTGGTACTTTAAAGAACTTGGTGTTTATGACACACAAAAGAAAACGATTATCGCAACTCATCCTGAAGTACTGCACTTTGAAATTTTGAGAGACTGTGAGCACAAAATACTGCTTGAAAAAAAAATGGATGACCAGCCCCGATTTTCAATTTGGGATTTTCGAAATAATAAATCGGAAGACCTGGGAACGGGCCCTTTTTGCTTTCCCGGTAATTTCAGTTTGGCTCCTGATAAAAAGTCTTTAGCCTTTAGAACTCGAAACAAAGTGACATTTTCGACTAAGGAAACGAGAGAAGAAAAAACCCAGAGGTCTGTTATGAAACGCCTGGGGGCAATTCATTCCAATGCTTCTGACGATTTCAAGTATATCGTCGGCCAGTTACAAGACACATGGAACTGGGAAGAACGAGGTCGGATTATTGCACCCGGTCAAGTGGCAGTCGTCCAACTGCCTGATAAAATCATTTCCAAGCTAGAAAGCAACTCTGCCGTTGCAGAAGACCTGTTAGTTTATTCCGATAAGCAAAGCAACATTTCTCCGGGAAAATGGCAGGGCTTTCGAATTTCGAACGATAACCAATATGTCACGCTCAATCTGAATACAACGGGCTCCCCGATCTGTTTCTCAACGTCGCTCTGTTGGTGGAATATGAAATCAGGAGAATTTATAGGCAAGGCCCAAGGAGTTTCCATCTCTCCTCAGGGAAATCTCTATGCGAACGTAGAATACAACGAAGTCGTGATTCGCAAAGCCCCTCTACATGTTCGAAGATTTCGATCGCAATTCGTTGAGAAAGAGCTGGCGCGATGGGAACCCATTACACACTATGGCCCTCAGGTGAGACCATATCTCTTTTATTATCAAGAAGAGCCCTGGGTAATCGTGCCCCATCGGGGAGGAAATGATAAAGTCAATCTCAAAAAGAGGGTAATTGAAACCCGACCCGTCAATCCAAAATTTCATTTCCACCAGATCTTCACAGTGGTAGATCATCGTCAGGGACGGATCGCGTTTATGGTTGATGATGATTTCATAGAAATATTCTCTTTAAAAACGGGAGAGAAAATGGCGAGACTGCCATGTGATAAAAAGCAAGCAAACGGTTTGATTGCATTCCATCCCGATGGACAGCATTTCATTGGAGCCGGTCGCCAAGGCATCGTTCAATGGTCCATTGATGATGAAAAAATCGTGAAACGAAATACTTCAGTCAGAGGCTACTCTCGGAAACTTGACATTGATCCCACCGGTCAGCATCTGTGCCTGATTACAAGAAAAGGGATAAACATGATTAACCTGGATGATTTCACCTTGAAATGGACCACGAAAACGCCTCATAATTTTAAAGTTTCATTTTCACATGACGGCAAACTCATCGCCACGGGAAGTAACGCTGGATCAGTCAGAGTCTTTTCTGCCGAAACAGGAGCTCTCGTCCAGGAGATACCAACGGGGAATTTAAGAGTGAGTGCCATCTTCCACCCGCAGGAATCAACCTTATTTGTCGGACGAGCGTATGGAAGATTAGTTGCCTACGATTGTCAAACCTGGAAGATCGTATTCGATGAACAACTGGAAGGAGCCGTCGACGAATTTCGATTCAGTGAATCTGGAGAATCACTTGCTGTCGGCACTGACGTCGGTTGGACACGACGGTGGTTTGAGTTCTCTTCAAAAAGGTAA
- a CDS encoding dienelactone hydrolase family protein codes for MFSSLHKSHTEQETLSPLKAGSAPQNFAEMWAGFDPRVEPLEVETLKEWEEDGVVLRIVRFRIGVFKGQKAKLAAVYGFPKSIVESGKKIPGLLQIHGGGQYADYKACLLNAKRGYATLSIAWAGRISAPDYRVDPNVVKLFWEGKTNDPAYKLTTDWGAVDGYHAPGRNQGNLFPSAMPAAWTLDEVESPRNSGWFLCALAARRAMTFLERQPEVDPKRLGVYGHSMGGKLTVMTSVDSRVKAAAPSCGGISDRDNKSAIFRSTLGDDISLKEISCPIIFLSPANDFHGRIGDLPDTVNEIASRDWRVTCSPHHNHQDTAEYEVATLLWFDQHLKGSMEFPQTPKTVLKLDTTDGVPTFTVHPDSSKPILSVDIFYTQQGKADERPEDRERTMHRFWHHTEATKIKGGWTAKLPLHSTDQPLWVYANVVYPLEAPVTGAGYYYGTYTAKSFNLSSLLQTVSVKELQSARIHATMKPSLLIESFQDDWEKEWFTYKPNEWARSTHKVYDETWKAPPNTTLALEVMAAEANKLVVMLDGFAAEVQLDGGDQWQTVVLSPDNFQDHAGTSLPNWENIKRLKLSPAERLRPKRGDPRAPRLVGKHWRGTKPQFRNLRWQSMTQDR; via the coding sequence ATTTTCAGTTCGCTTCATAAAAGCCATACGGAGCAGGAAACACTGTCACCATTGAAAGCTGGAAGTGCTCCGCAGAATTTTGCTGAAATGTGGGCCGGATTTGACCCACGGGTAGAACCTCTCGAAGTGGAAACACTCAAAGAATGGGAAGAGGATGGTGTGGTATTGCGGATTGTGCGATTCCGTATCGGAGTCTTCAAGGGTCAGAAAGCCAAACTGGCTGCCGTATATGGTTTTCCTAAAAGTATCGTTGAGAGTGGCAAGAAGATACCCGGGTTACTTCAAATTCATGGTGGTGGTCAATACGCAGATTATAAAGCTTGTCTACTGAATGCCAAACGAGGATATGCGACACTTTCGATTGCCTGGGCGGGTCGGATTTCCGCGCCTGACTATCGTGTCGATCCGAATGTTGTGAAGCTCTTCTGGGAGGGTAAGACTAACGACCCCGCTTATAAACTGACGACTGACTGGGGTGCCGTGGATGGTTATCACGCGCCGGGCAGGAATCAAGGCAATCTCTTTCCGAGCGCGATGCCGGCGGCATGGACGTTGGATGAAGTCGAATCTCCCCGGAACAGTGGCTGGTTTCTGTGTGCACTCGCCGCGCGTCGCGCAATGACATTTCTTGAGCGACAACCCGAAGTCGATCCGAAAAGGCTTGGCGTCTACGGACATTCGATGGGGGGGAAGCTGACCGTCATGACATCAGTCGATTCCCGTGTCAAAGCGGCTGCCCCTTCCTGTGGTGGTATCAGTGATCGTGATAATAAGAGTGCGATCTTTCGATCAACCCTCGGCGATGATATCAGTTTAAAAGAGATCTCCTGCCCGATCATTTTTCTGTCTCCCGCAAACGATTTTCATGGACGCATTGGTGATTTGCCAGATACCGTCAATGAAATTGCCAGCCGTGATTGGCGTGTGACTTGTTCGCCGCATCACAATCATCAGGATACGGCCGAATATGAAGTGGCGACATTGTTATGGTTCGATCAGCATCTGAAGGGCTCTATGGAGTTTCCGCAAACACCGAAAACTGTTTTAAAGCTTGATACTACTGATGGCGTGCCAACATTCACCGTTCACCCTGATTCCTCAAAGCCGATTCTCTCAGTTGACATCTTTTATACGCAACAGGGTAAGGCCGATGAACGGCCCGAAGATCGTGAACGAACGATGCATAGATTCTGGCATCACACGGAGGCTACAAAAATAAAAGGGGGCTGGACCGCGAAGCTTCCGCTACACAGCACAGATCAACCACTCTGGGTCTATGCAAACGTCGTGTATCCGTTGGAGGCCCCGGTGACTGGTGCGGGTTATTACTACGGAACCTACACAGCAAAATCGTTCAACCTGTCCTCGTTGTTGCAAACAGTATCCGTCAAAGAACTACAGTCTGCCAGGATTCATGCGACCATGAAGCCCTCTTTGTTAATCGAGAGTTTTCAAGACGATTGGGAAAAGGAGTGGTTCACCTACAAGCCCAACGAATGGGCACGATCCACTCACAAAGTTTACGACGAGACCTGGAAAGCTCCCCCAAACACAACGCTCGCTTTGGAAGTCATGGCTGCCGAAGCGAACAAACTGGTCGTCATGCTGGATGGATTTGCTGCCGAAGTGCAACTGGATGGAGGAGATCAATGGCAGACCGTTGTTTTGTCACCAGACAACTTTCAGGACCATGCGGGTACATCTTTGCCAAACTGGGAGAATATCAAACGGCTGAAACTAAGCCCTGCCGAACGCCTGAGGCCAAAACGCGGTGATCCCAGAGCGCCGCGTTTGGTAGGTAAGCACTGGCGCGGAACCAAGCCGCAGTTTCGGAATCTACGCTGGCAGTCAATGACCCAGGATCGCTAA
- a CDS encoding MarR family winged helix-turn-helix transcriptional regulator, which yields MTKDPSRTVKGQSLTELILEVFPLHGDILTAGDEIGAEFGLTSALWQVLGALEDAPHTVPQIGRAMGLTRQSVQRSINIMEHDGLVELIPNPDHKTSPLVQMSTKGRTAFQKVMRIQVLWSNKLAEGMKADELKTAIRVLHSLRESLNNEE from the coding sequence ATGACAAAGGATCCATCAAGAACCGTAAAGGGACAATCCCTCACAGAACTCATCCTCGAGGTGTTTCCACTTCATGGAGACATTCTTACGGCTGGTGATGAAATCGGTGCCGAGTTTGGATTGACTAGTGCGCTTTGGCAGGTTCTGGGTGCGCTTGAAGACGCTCCACATACAGTTCCTCAAATCGGTCGTGCGATGGGTTTGACTCGGCAGAGCGTCCAGCGTTCTATCAACATCATGGAACATGATGGCTTGGTCGAGTTGATTCCTAACCCGGATCATAAGACTTCGCCGTTAGTACAGATGTCAACGAAAGGGCGAACGGCTTTTCAAAAAGTCATGCGCATTCAGGTGCTGTGGTCGAATAAGCTTGCTGAAGGAATGAAAGCAGATGAATTGAAGACCGCCATTCGCGTTCTTCATTCTTTACGAGAATCTTTGAACAATGAAGAATAA
- a CDS encoding antibiotic biosynthesis monooxygenase family protein, translating to MSVTLLNPFEVPEGKEAEAIEYWERGADVMRKSPGFISTRLHRAISSDARFHLINMAEWESPAHFVAAIESDEFKEAIAEGRETFPHFPGLYEVVRT from the coding sequence ATGTCTGTCACTTTACTCAACCCGTTTGAAGTTCCAGAAGGCAAAGAGGCTGAAGCGATTGAGTATTGGGAACGTGGCGCCGATGTGATGCGAAAGTCTCCGGGTTTTATCTCGACTCGCTTGCACCGGGCGATCTCATCAGATGCACGATTCCATCTCATCAACATGGCTGAATGGGAGTCGCCGGCGCATTTCGTAGCGGCAATTGAAAGCGACGAGTTCAAGGAAGCAATTGCTGAAGGCAGGGAGACATTTCCGCACTTCCCCGGTCTATATGAAGTTGTCCGAACTTGA